A region from the Halobacillus mangrovi genome encodes:
- the glcD gene encoding glycolate oxidase subunit GlcD: protein MFTDQVKKQLEDIVGEKNVAASNASKLAYSYDATPQFQSLPDAVVSPKTTQEIVEIMKICNKHKIPIVPRGSGTNLSAGTTPIDGGIVLLFKHMNNILEIDENNLTITTQPGVNTLQLITEVEKLGLFYPPDPSSMKISQIGGNINENSGGLRGLKYGVTRDYVMGLEVVLPNGDIIRTGGKLAKDVAGYDLTRLFVGSEGTLGIVTEITLKLLPLPETKKTMLALYEDLHAAAQTVSKILSNRIIPTTLEFLDQPTLKVVEDFSNIGLPTDVKAVLLIEQDGDSQSVDRDIHKMAEICRENQAVQVDVAKSPEEAEALTTARRSALSALARLKPTTILEDATVPRSEIANMVEAISQIAEKYEVDICTFGHAGDGNLHPTCLTDVRDSEEIHRVEKAFEEIFEKAVELGGTITGEHGVGAMKADYLHLKLGEAGIDAMKNIKKAFDPNNIMNPGKIFAKNSPKRVVVSQS from the coding sequence ATGTTCACAGATCAAGTCAAAAAGCAATTAGAGGATATTGTTGGCGAAAAAAATGTAGCTGCTTCAAATGCAAGCAAATTGGCGTATTCGTACGATGCCACCCCTCAGTTCCAGTCACTTCCTGATGCCGTTGTTTCTCCGAAGACCACCCAGGAGATAGTTGAAATTATGAAAATATGCAACAAACACAAGATTCCGATCGTTCCACGAGGTTCCGGAACTAATCTGAGCGCTGGAACTACTCCGATTGATGGAGGTATCGTTTTATTATTCAAGCATATGAACAACATTCTGGAAATCGATGAAAATAACTTGACGATTACAACCCAGCCAGGTGTGAACACCCTTCAATTAATAACCGAAGTAGAGAAATTGGGACTGTTTTACCCGCCTGACCCAAGTTCTATGAAGATCTCTCAAATCGGTGGAAATATCAACGAAAATTCTGGAGGATTAAGAGGGCTAAAATATGGGGTTACTCGCGACTATGTCATGGGCCTTGAAGTCGTTCTTCCTAATGGGGACATCATTCGGACGGGTGGAAAACTGGCCAAGGACGTTGCCGGATACGATTTAACAAGGTTATTCGTCGGCTCTGAAGGCACCTTAGGGATTGTTACAGAGATAACGCTTAAACTTTTGCCTCTTCCAGAAACGAAAAAAACGATGCTTGCTTTGTATGAGGATTTACACGCAGCAGCCCAAACCGTCTCGAAAATCTTATCGAATCGCATCATTCCAACCACACTTGAATTCCTAGACCAGCCGACTTTAAAAGTGGTGGAAGATTTCTCGAACATTGGATTACCTACTGATGTTAAAGCCGTTTTGTTAATTGAACAGGATGGAGATTCTCAATCCGTGGACAGAGACATACATAAAATGGCTGAAATTTGTAGAGAGAACCAAGCTGTTCAAGTAGATGTAGCAAAATCACCAGAGGAAGCAGAGGCTCTTACGACAGCAAGGAGATCCGCTTTATCTGCTCTTGCAAGATTAAAACCGACGACCATCCTCGAAGATGCCACCGTACCTCGGTCCGAAATCGCCAACATGGTCGAGGCAATCTCCCAAATCGCAGAGAAATATGAGGTCGACATCTGTACATTCGGTCATGCAGGAGATGGAAACCTTCACCCAACCTGCTTGACAGATGTAAGGGATTCAGAAGAAATTCATCGAGTGGAAAAAGCATTTGAAGAGATTTTCGAAAAAGCTGTGGAACTGGGAGGAACCATTACGGGAGAACATGGGGTTGGTGCAATGAAAGCTGACTATCTTCACCTCAAGCTAGGGGAAGCTGGAATTGATGCGATGAAAAATATAAAAAAAGCATTTGACCCCAACAATATTATGAACCCAGGGAAAATCTTTGCGAAGAACAGCCCGAAAAGAGTGGTGGTGAGTCAATCATGA
- a CDS encoding acyl-CoA thioesterase, with protein sequence MKHEVPVSVRFCETDMAGHVNNTSYFIYLEEARGKFFEEVIPNHSSSFGRFIIASTTCDFVSQAYFGQSLTISSWVSNIGNKSFRFGHRIEAEDTGNVIAEAEATIVHFNYETQKSESIPIDLRSILENHLVLS encoded by the coding sequence TTGAAACATGAAGTGCCTGTAAGCGTTCGGTTTTGTGAAACAGATATGGCAGGACACGTGAATAATACGAGTTACTTCATTTACTTAGAAGAAGCGAGAGGCAAATTTTTTGAAGAGGTGATTCCAAACCATTCCAGTTCGTTCGGTCGATTCATTATTGCTTCAACGACATGCGATTTTGTCAGTCAAGCTTATTTTGGACAATCCTTAACCATCTCTTCGTGGGTTTCCAACATCGGAAATAAAAGCTTTCGATTCGGCCATCGCATCGAGGCGGAGGATACGGGAAATGTGATCGCGGAAGCGGAAGCAACGATCGTTCATTTCAATTATGAAACACAGAAAAGCGAGTCCATTCCTATAGATCTCCGTTCTATATTGGAAAATCACCTTGTTCTCAGTTAA
- a CDS encoding MaoC/PaaZ C-terminal domain-containing protein: MSAITALQKGDSLEPVTLEPVSRIDLIKYAGASGDYNPIHTIDEEAEKAGLPGIIAHGMWTMGNLAKLFTPYYEEGFIQNYSIRFKGMVFLGDVLTLHAVLEEDYEHEMAFNVQAVNQNEEAVIKGKVVFSRKVPTY; the protein is encoded by the coding sequence ATGAGTGCAATAACCGCCCTGCAAAAAGGCGATTCACTGGAACCAGTGACTCTTGAACCCGTTTCAAGAATTGATTTAATCAAATATGCGGGTGCTTCAGGAGATTATAACCCGATCCACACTATTGATGAAGAGGCAGAAAAAGCTGGTTTACCAGGTATCATTGCCCATGGGATGTGGACGATGGGAAATCTCGCCAAACTTTTCACACCGTATTATGAAGAAGGATTCATTCAGAACTACTCGATTCGATTCAAAGGCATGGTTTTCCTCGGGGATGTGCTTACCTTACATGCGGTTCTTGAGGAAGATTATGAACATGAAATGGCCTTTAACGTACAGGCGGTCAATCAGAATGAGGAAGCTGTGATTAAAGGAAAGGTCGTGTTTTCTAGGAAAGTCCCTACATATTAA
- a CDS encoding thiolase family protein → MTQRDAVIVSAVRTAIGKQGGALATVPAHVLGAEVIKESVKRAKVDPESIEDVIFGNVLSGGGNVARLSALQTGLSMKLPGLTVDRQCGSGLNAIHLAAQAIKAGDGDVYVAGGTESMSRAPYLMDRPERAYSPAPPKFRKSQLSPKEIGDPPMGITAENLAENYEIKREDADRFAQQSQERMAAAMEEGRFKEQIVPLTIPVRKGEPVVFKNDEHPRPQSTLEGMAKLRPAFLEDGTVTAGNSSGLNDAASALTLMSRAKAEESGVSPLATVRACTVAGVDPNIMGIGPVPATHAVLEKIGLSLEDMDVIEINEAFAAQVLACNKELQMNMEKVNVNGGAIAHGHPLGATGAILATKAIYELKRTSGKYALITACIGGGQGIAMILERE, encoded by the coding sequence ATGACACAACGAGATGCGGTAATCGTATCAGCTGTCCGAACGGCAATTGGAAAGCAGGGAGGGGCATTGGCTACCGTTCCTGCGCACGTATTAGGAGCAGAGGTCATTAAGGAAAGCGTCAAACGGGCTAAGGTTGATCCAGAATCCATTGAAGATGTCATCTTTGGGAATGTGTTGAGCGGTGGGGGGAACGTAGCAAGGCTTTCTGCTTTGCAGACAGGACTTTCTATGAAACTCCCAGGTTTAACGGTTGATCGGCAGTGCGGTTCAGGATTAAATGCCATTCATTTGGCTGCGCAGGCAATAAAAGCAGGTGATGGAGACGTGTATGTAGCTGGCGGCACAGAAAGTATGAGCCGTGCACCGTACTTGATGGATCGGCCTGAAAGAGCCTATAGTCCCGCCCCGCCGAAATTCAGGAAATCTCAACTTTCTCCTAAAGAAATTGGAGATCCACCCATGGGGATCACAGCAGAAAATCTAGCTGAGAATTACGAGATTAAAAGGGAAGATGCGGATCGATTTGCCCAGCAGAGTCAGGAACGCATGGCTGCTGCTATGGAAGAAGGAAGATTCAAAGAACAAATTGTTCCGCTAACCATTCCTGTGAGAAAAGGGGAGCCGGTTGTATTTAAAAACGATGAACACCCACGGCCCCAATCGACGCTGGAAGGAATGGCTAAGCTTCGGCCGGCCTTTCTTGAGGATGGAACCGTAACGGCCGGAAACAGCTCTGGCCTGAATGATGCCGCTTCTGCACTTACGTTAATGTCGAGAGCAAAAGCAGAGGAATCGGGTGTGTCTCCATTGGCTACTGTCAGGGCTTGCACAGTTGCCGGTGTGGATCCGAACATTATGGGAATCGGTCCCGTTCCTGCCACTCATGCCGTTTTAGAAAAAATAGGACTCAGTCTAGAGGATATGGATGTTATCGAAATCAATGAAGCCTTTGCCGCACAAGTTTTAGCATGCAATAAAGAGCTCCAAATGAATATGGAAAAAGTGAACGTCAATGGCGGGGCTATTGCTCATGGACACCCACTAGGAGCAACTGGAGCGATTCTCGCAACTAAAGCGATTTACGAGTTGAAACGGACGAGCGGAAAATATGCGTTGATTACCGCCTGTATCGGTGGCGGCCAGGGCATCGCTATGATTCTCGAACGCGAGTAG
- a CDS encoding acyl-CoA dehydrogenase codes for MDFDYSPKVKEWQESLNAFMEEHIYPNESVYEKQLNQQDRFSDIPPIMEELKSKAKEAGLWNLFLPDSEYGAGLSNLEYAPLCEIMGRSSLAPEVFNCAAPDTGNMEVLVRYGSDEQKRQWLEPLLEGEIRSCFSMTEPDVASSDATNVQTEIKRDGDEYVINGTKWWSSGAGDPRCKVSIVMGKNDPDAPRYDQQSMILVPLDTEGVTIKRTLPVFGYDHAPHGHAEIEFKNVRVPASHLIWGEGKGFAIAQGRLGPGRIHHCMRTIGAAERALEVMCDRVQEREAFGKTLADQGVIREWIADSRIEIEQARLLTLKAAHMMDTVGNKEAKSEIAMIKVVAPNMALKVIDRAIQAFGAAGVSQDTPLAAAWANIRTLRLADGPDEVHRRAVAKYELKKAENRRAVHAR; via the coding sequence ATGGACTTTGATTACTCACCTAAAGTTAAAGAGTGGCAGGAAAGTTTGAACGCTTTTATGGAAGAACATATTTACCCGAACGAATCGGTGTATGAAAAACAGCTGAATCAACAGGACCGCTTTTCAGACATCCCTCCGATCATGGAAGAACTGAAATCGAAGGCAAAAGAGGCCGGCCTTTGGAATCTGTTCCTGCCAGATAGCGAGTACGGAGCTGGTTTGTCGAACTTGGAATATGCTCCCCTTTGTGAAATTATGGGGCGCTCGAGTCTCGCACCTGAAGTCTTCAACTGCGCCGCGCCGGATACAGGAAATATGGAGGTGCTTGTTCGTTATGGATCGGATGAGCAGAAGAGACAGTGGCTTGAGCCTTTGCTTGAAGGAGAAATACGGTCCTGCTTCTCTATGACAGAACCTGATGTAGCTTCATCAGATGCAACCAATGTTCAGACAGAGATCAAAAGGGACGGGGACGAGTACGTAATAAACGGTACGAAATGGTGGTCTTCAGGAGCCGGGGATCCGCGTTGTAAAGTGAGTATCGTGATGGGGAAGAATGATCCAGACGCCCCGAGATATGACCAGCAATCGATGATCCTTGTACCACTCGATACCGAAGGAGTTACCATTAAACGCACCTTGCCTGTTTTTGGGTATGATCACGCTCCTCATGGACACGCAGAAATTGAGTTTAAAAACGTGCGTGTCCCTGCATCCCATTTGATTTGGGGAGAAGGCAAAGGATTCGCCATTGCACAGGGAAGGTTGGGACCTGGACGAATTCACCACTGTATGAGAACGATCGGCGCTGCAGAACGGGCACTTGAAGTCATGTGTGACCGCGTTCAAGAACGGGAGGCATTTGGCAAGACTCTGGCTGACCAGGGAGTGATCCGGGAATGGATCGCTGATTCTAGAATCGAGATTGAACAGGCCCGCCTGCTTACATTAAAGGCAGCCCACATGATGGATACAGTCGGCAACAAGGAAGCTAAATCAGAGATCGCCATGATCAAAGTAGTGGCACCGAATATGGCTTTGAAAGTTATTGATCGAGCGATCCAAGCCTTTGGGGCAGCTGGTGTAAGTCAGGATACTCCACTTGCAGCGGCATGGGCGAACATCCGCACGCTGCGGCTTGCCGATGGTCCTGATGAAGTCCACCGCAGAGCTGTGGCTAAATATGAATTGAAAAAGGCCGAGAACAGGAGGGCTGTCCATGCACGCTAA
- a CDS encoding beta-ketoacyl-ACP reductase, which yields MTGRFDNKVAFVTGGSRGIGKGIAQRFLEDGAKVAIIDVNEEALSETESELKEQGYEVHCKVANVVEFEQIQNAMKEVYDKFGSLDILVNNAGVIRDNMLFKMTDSDWDTVMDVHLKGSFNAARAAQQYMVENKYGRIINISSTSALGNRGQANYATAKAGLQGFTKTLAIELGKFGITANAVAPGFIETEMTKETAARIGISFEELIQHSVANIPVARSGKPEDIANAVAFYADEKSSFVNGQVLYVAGGPKD from the coding sequence ATGACAGGACGATTTGATAATAAGGTTGCTTTTGTAACAGGAGGCAGCCGAGGGATTGGAAAAGGGATAGCCCAACGATTTTTAGAAGATGGGGCTAAGGTGGCGATTATTGATGTAAATGAGGAAGCCCTTTCTGAAACGGAGAGTGAGTTGAAGGAACAGGGATACGAGGTTCATTGTAAGGTAGCGAATGTTGTGGAGTTCGAACAGATTCAAAATGCAATGAAGGAAGTCTATGACAAGTTCGGTTCTCTAGACATTCTTGTGAACAATGCCGGGGTTATACGTGATAACATGTTATTTAAAATGACGGACTCAGATTGGGATACGGTAATGGATGTTCACTTAAAAGGCTCCTTTAATGCTGCTCGTGCGGCTCAGCAGTACATGGTGGAAAACAAGTATGGCCGTATTATTAACATTTCTTCCACCTCAGCACTCGGGAACCGCGGCCAGGCAAACTATGCTACAGCAAAAGCTGGTCTTCAAGGGTTTACGAAAACGCTGGCCATTGAACTAGGGAAGTTTGGAATCACGGCCAATGCAGTCGCTCCCGGTTTTATTGAAACCGAAATGACAAAAGAGACAGCCGCCCGCATCGGGATTTCCTTTGAGGAATTAATTCAGCACAGTGTGGCCAATATCCCAGTCGCAAGAAGCGGAAAGCCTGAAGATATTGCAAATGCAGTCGCTTTTTATGCGGATGAGAAATCGTCGTTCGTCAACGGTCAGGTACTGTATGTTGCAGGAGGTCCGAAAGATTAA
- a CDS encoding acyl-CoA dehydrogenase family protein, which produces MHLRLTDEQQMVQKTIRKFVEKELIPLENEVLRNEREGKPSISHEKMKELQMKAKDAGFWGINTPEEYGGADLGQMMLAIVQMEVARTFVPFQFGGSADNILYYANEEQKEKYLLPTINGEKKSCFAMTEPGAGSDTRNIRMTAVKEGGEWVLNGEKTFITGGNEADFTMAIAITDKELHKSSGGRKGVTCFIVDRDMGWKSEYIHTMGEWGPAALVFDNVRVPEENILGEVHGGYDLGLEWIGFARWIVGARAVGAAERLLNMAIDYANERETFGKPIATRQAIQWQIADSAVEIEAAKWLVLNAAFTLDQGEDNRHVASIAKLYGANMGNRVVDRVLQIHGGMGYTRELPIERWYREARLWRIYDGTDEIQRLIISRNLLKGHVKIG; this is translated from the coding sequence ATGCATTTACGTTTAACGGACGAACAACAAATGGTTCAAAAAACGATTCGTAAGTTTGTGGAAAAAGAATTGATTCCACTTGAAAATGAAGTGCTGCGAAACGAGCGAGAAGGAAAACCTAGTATTTCCCATGAGAAAATGAAGGAACTTCAAATGAAAGCGAAAGATGCTGGGTTTTGGGGGATCAACACTCCGGAGGAATATGGGGGCGCCGACTTAGGTCAGATGATGCTTGCCATCGTGCAGATGGAAGTGGCACGCACATTCGTTCCATTCCAGTTTGGAGGTTCTGCGGATAATATTTTGTATTATGCGAATGAAGAACAGAAAGAAAAATACCTCCTGCCTACGATTAACGGCGAGAAAAAATCCTGCTTTGCCATGACAGAGCCTGGCGCAGGGTCAGACACGAGAAATATTCGTATGACCGCTGTAAAAGAAGGCGGTGAATGGGTGTTAAATGGAGAGAAAACCTTTATTACTGGAGGAAACGAAGCTGATTTTACGATGGCGATTGCGATCACCGATAAGGAGCTGCATAAATCTTCCGGTGGCCGTAAAGGTGTGACGTGTTTCATTGTAGACCGTGATATGGGGTGGAAGTCAGAATACATCCATACGATGGGCGAATGGGGACCAGCTGCACTCGTATTTGATAACGTACGTGTTCCTGAAGAGAATATTCTAGGTGAGGTTCATGGCGGTTATGACCTTGGTCTTGAATGGATTGGCTTTGCACGGTGGATTGTTGGAGCAAGAGCGGTTGGAGCGGCGGAGCGCTTATTGAACATGGCGATCGATTACGCTAATGAACGTGAAACGTTTGGAAAACCAATCGCTACGCGCCAAGCTATTCAGTGGCAAATTGCCGACTCAGCAGTTGAAATTGAAGCAGCAAAATGGCTCGTCTTGAATGCAGCCTTCACGCTTGATCAGGGTGAGGATAACAGGCATGTGGCCTCTATCGCAAAACTCTACGGAGCCAATATGGGGAACCGTGTCGTTGATCGCGTCCTGCAAATCCATGGCGGGATGGGGTACACAAGAGAGTTGCCAATCGAGCGCTGGTACCGTGAAGCGCGCTTATGGAGAATTTATGATGGCACTGACGAAATTCAGCGATTGATTATTTCTAGAAATCTATTAAAAGGACACGTGAAAATCGGCTAA
- a CDS encoding TetR/AcrR family transcriptional regulator has translation MKQKIMDISIHLFDKKGFTETSIQEIVDELGVTKGTFYYYFKNKQELLTNIHLNFIEYLLERQQEILNDDSKDSREKLRSMILMVISSIKHRKKSARIFFREMRNLENQYLDQNIQKRDQFRKNLQTLVEEGIEKGEFQNHLSPDMITRGILGMTNWSYYWYNPDGEVSEEELTSVYLEMILHGIDKKA, from the coding sequence ATGAAGCAAAAAATCATGGATATCAGCATTCATCTGTTTGATAAAAAAGGGTTCACCGAAACATCAATTCAGGAAATTGTGGATGAGCTTGGTGTAACAAAAGGAACGTTTTATTATTACTTCAAAAATAAACAAGAGCTTTTAACGAATATCCATCTCAATTTCATTGAATATTTACTGGAAAGACAGCAGGAGATTTTGAACGATGACTCAAAGGATAGCAGGGAAAAGCTCAGGTCCATGATCTTAATGGTTATCTCAAGCATTAAGCATCGAAAAAAGAGTGCAAGAATTTTCTTTAGAGAAATGCGTAATCTTGAGAACCAATATTTGGACCAGAACATCCAGAAAAGGGATCAGTTTCGTAAGAATCTCCAGACTCTGGTGGAAGAAGGTATTGAAAAAGGAGAGTTTCAGAACCATCTAAGCCCTGATATGATCACCCGTGGAATACTCGGGATGACGAACTGGAGTTACTACTGGTATAACCCTGACGGTGAAGTCTCAGAGGAAGAGTTGACTTCCGTCTATCTTGAGATGATCTTGCACGGAATCGACAAAAAAGCATAA
- a CDS encoding SDR family oxidoreductase: protein MHAKELFDLTGKVAIVTGGGRGLGKQIAEGLAESGAHVVVCSRKVEACKEVSDQLKQLGVESLAFECDVTNPDSMQQVVDQTVDHFGRIDILVNNSGATWGAPVEEMPLEAWQKVFNVNVTGTFLMSQMAGKVMLEQGEGTIINIASVAGLKGSDPKYMDTIGYNSSKGAVLTFTKDLAVKWGPKGIRVNAIAPGFFPTKMSKVLMDRGEDTFLEGTPLRKFGGEDDLKGAAIFLCAPASKHITGDVVIVDGGTHAM from the coding sequence ATGCACGCTAAGGAGCTTTTCGACCTGACCGGCAAAGTTGCTATTGTGACAGGTGGAGGACGAGGACTCGGAAAACAAATTGCTGAAGGGCTAGCCGAGTCTGGAGCTCACGTCGTGGTTTGTTCCCGAAAGGTTGAGGCCTGTAAGGAAGTGAGTGATCAACTGAAACAACTTGGTGTAGAGTCCCTTGCATTTGAATGTGATGTAACAAACCCGGATAGTATGCAGCAGGTCGTCGATCAAACGGTCGATCACTTTGGCAGAATCGATATTCTCGTCAACAACAGTGGGGCCACATGGGGAGCTCCTGTGGAGGAGATGCCGCTGGAAGCCTGGCAAAAAGTCTTCAATGTAAACGTTACGGGGACCTTTCTCATGTCGCAGATGGCTGGAAAGGTGATGCTTGAGCAGGGAGAAGGCACGATTATTAATATTGCCTCCGTTGCTGGCTTGAAAGGCTCTGATCCAAAGTATATGGATACGATTGGCTACAACTCCAGTAAAGGGGCTGTCCTTACTTTTACAAAGGACTTAGCTGTCAAATGGGGACCTAAAGGTATCCGTGTAAATGCGATAGCACCAGGTTTCTTCCCAACGAAGATGTCTAAAGTACTTATGGATAGAGGGGAGGATACCTTTTTGGAAGGTACACCTCTAAGAAAGTTTGGTGGTGAGGATGACTTGAAAGGCGCTGCCATTTTCTTGTGCGCACCGGCTTCCAAGCACATCACAGGTGATGTAGTCATTGTAGATGGCGGTACGCATGCCATGTAA
- a CDS encoding (Fe-S)-binding protein: protein MNTKEKERIQHDFKEKMDYDELLNCMRCGFCLPSCPTYIESDYDEVHSPRGRIALMKGVVDGVIEPDEDVKQSLDMCLGCRACEPVCPAGVNYGHLLEQARDIIYQNKELPKHVKVIRNVAFKGLFPYQNRMIGVTSLLGFYQRSGVQQLTRKSGIMKLFPDSLRTMEKVLPEVPKRKEMKNRPRYYKPIQQKKKKVAFFSGCLMDTMFLSTNNATAKLLQYAGCEIVVPQNQGCCGALHGHSGEKDQAKELAKRNIKAFEKAEVDYIITNAGGCGAFLVDYKHLLKDEEEWKERAEHLSMKIKDISKILVELDFHKKPLKLDQQIITYQDSCHLKNGQKTFMEPRQLLEAIQGASYVEMKDASRCCGSAGIYNLVEPEMSMQILDYKMEKTKETKAKTVVTANPGCLLQMKLGIEREGLSEEVEAVHIVDLLLKAYEEANL from the coding sequence ATGAATACTAAAGAAAAAGAGAGAATCCAGCATGATTTTAAAGAAAAAATGGACTACGATGAACTATTAAATTGCATGCGCTGTGGGTTTTGTCTGCCCAGCTGTCCCACTTATATCGAATCTGATTATGATGAAGTTCATTCGCCAAGAGGACGAATCGCCTTGATGAAAGGTGTTGTCGATGGAGTCATCGAACCAGATGAAGATGTGAAGCAATCGCTTGATATGTGCCTTGGCTGCCGAGCATGTGAGCCCGTTTGCCCCGCAGGTGTCAACTATGGCCACCTGCTCGAACAAGCCAGAGACATCATCTATCAGAATAAAGAACTGCCTAAACATGTGAAGGTCATCCGCAATGTCGCCTTTAAAGGTCTGTTCCCTTATCAAAATCGGATGATTGGAGTTACAAGCTTATTAGGTTTTTACCAACGCTCCGGTGTGCAGCAGCTTACGAGAAAATCGGGAATCATGAAACTGTTTCCTGATTCACTTCGTACAATGGAAAAGGTGCTTCCGGAAGTACCTAAGCGGAAAGAAATGAAAAACAGACCACGCTATTACAAACCGATCCAACAAAAAAAGAAAAAAGTCGCTTTTTTCTCAGGCTGCTTGATGGACACCATGTTCCTCTCGACGAATAACGCAACCGCAAAACTGCTTCAATATGCGGGCTGTGAAATTGTGGTCCCTCAAAATCAAGGATGCTGTGGAGCTTTGCACGGACACAGCGGAGAAAAAGATCAGGCTAAAGAGTTAGCCAAAAGGAATATTAAAGCCTTTGAAAAAGCAGAAGTGGACTATATCATTACCAACGCAGGAGGATGCGGAGCGTTTTTAGTCGATTACAAGCATCTTTTAAAGGACGAGGAAGAATGGAAAGAACGGGCTGAACACTTATCTATGAAAATTAAAGATATTAGTAAGATTTTAGTGGAACTCGACTTTCATAAGAAGCCGTTAAAGCTAGATCAGCAAATCATCACCTATCAAGATTCCTGCCATTTAAAAAATGGTCAGAAAACATTCATGGAACCGAGACAACTGCTTGAAGCGATCCAAGGAGCGAGTTACGTAGAAATGAAGGACGCTTCAAGGTGCTGCGGCTCAGCAGGGATTTATAATCTTGTCGAGCCGGAAATGTCCATGCAAATCTTGGATTATAAGATGGAAAAGACAAAAGAGACAAAAGCCAAAACCGTCGTTACTGCCAATCCCGGCTGCCTTTTACAAATGAAACTGGGAATTGAAAG
- a CDS encoding SDR family NAD(P)-dependent oxidoreductase, giving the protein MDRFTDTIAVVTGAGSGIGEQAALLLAEGGATVILVGRTLSKLERVAAIINEKQDSKAVVFQADVTKEEDIEALKDFVQSNYGKLHVLINNAGTSGNTTILEMEASEWDRIQDANLKSVYLVSKSLGRLMIDEDQEESDRAIVNVASLSGHKAGAKIPHYSSSKAAVIHFSKSLALELAPYGVRVNSVSPGFAETPLTEEGLKNEKFEQAIKRNTALGRVGKPEEIAKVIAFAASKEASYMTGSDLLVDGGWLIK; this is encoded by the coding sequence ATGGATCGATTTACAGACACGATTGCCGTTGTAACCGGAGCCGGAAGCGGGATCGGAGAGCAAGCGGCTTTGCTGCTGGCAGAAGGTGGGGCAACCGTTATTTTAGTTGGTAGAACGCTCTCGAAACTCGAGCGGGTAGCTGCCATCATCAATGAGAAACAAGACTCAAAAGCGGTTGTTTTTCAAGCAGATGTTACAAAAGAAGAAGATATAGAAGCATTGAAAGATTTTGTTCAAAGCAATTACGGGAAGCTCCATGTACTGATTAACAATGCAGGTACCTCAGGGAATACCACCATTTTAGAGATGGAAGCATCTGAATGGGACCGGATCCAGGATGCCAATTTAAAAAGTGTTTATCTTGTGTCTAAAAGTCTTGGCCGCTTGATGATCGATGAAGATCAGGAGGAGAGCGATCGAGCTATCGTCAATGTAGCTTCTCTTTCCGGACATAAAGCAGGAGCGAAAATTCCTCATTACAGTTCATCGAAGGCAGCTGTCATTCATTTTTCGAAGTCACTTGCACTTGAATTGGCTCCTTATGGTGTTCGGGTTAATTCTGTTTCTCCTGGCTTTGCTGAAACACCGCTCACGGAAGAGGGGCTGAAGAATGAGAAATTTGAACAGGCGATCAAAAGAAATACTGCATTAGGACGAGTAGGTAAACCGGAAGAAATCGCCAAGGTCATCGCTTTTGCTGCTTCTAAAGAAGCTTCTTATATGACAGGATCGGATCTGCTCGTGGATGGGGGATGGCTAATCAAATAA
- a CDS encoding MaoC family dehydratase N-terminal domain-containing protein: protein MFEHTIGKQSNKVKNTVERGAVKNFAEAIGDPHPIFIDEETGRQSPYKANIAPPTFPRVFDYGSIDELNLPSKGLIHGEQIYHYERPLLVGEVILCYTEVKDYYERSGKSGDMGFLKVKRYGTDFDGGLIFSEEQTVIITEAVRKEMKV, encoded by the coding sequence ATGTTTGAACATACGATTGGTAAACAGTCCAATAAAGTGAAAAACACGGTGGAACGGGGGGCAGTAAAGAATTTTGCAGAAGCCATTGGTGATCCGCATCCAATATTTATAGATGAGGAGACGGGCAGACAATCTCCTTACAAAGCGAACATCGCTCCACCAACTTTTCCGCGAGTCTTTGACTATGGATCTATTGATGAGCTGAACCTTCCTTCTAAAGGATTAATTCACGGAGAGCAAATCTATCACTATGAACGGCCGCTGCTCGTAGGAGAAGTTATTCTCTGCTACACCGAAGTAAAAGACTATTATGAACGAAGCGGAAAAAGCGGAGATATGGGCTTTTTGAAAGTGAAAAGATACGGCACGGATTTTGATGGGGGTCTAATATTCTCAGAAGAACAGACAGTCATTATCACAGAGGCTGTGCGAAAGGAGATGAAGGTATGA